DNA from Campylobacter sp. RM5004:
GCATTGATATAAATGTTTTATGTAATTATTTTTTAAGTATTTTTTCAACCTTTAGTGTAATTGCTGCATGTTGGTTTGTAAGTAGCAAAATAATTGAGCCTATGCTTAATAAAACTATGCCTATTGATAGTGATTGCAAAATTGCACATTTAGAAAACGAAAAGCTTACAAGTATTGAAAACAAAGCTTATTGGGGTGCAACTTTAACATTTATATTTATGGCTGTTGTTTTATTTGCTGTATCTATTCCAGAAAACTCAGTTATGCGTGGAAGCAACGGCTCACTTACTAGTGCTGATGCTGCTTTAATGAAAGCTATTGTTCCTTTAGTATTCTTGTTCTTAGCAATTCCTGGCTATGTATATGGAAAAATAAGTGGCTCAATCAAAACTTCAAGCGATTTATCAAAAATGGCTGCAAGTAGCTTAAATACTCTAACAACATTTATAGTATTTTGTTTTGTTTGTGGGCAATTTTTATATGTATTTAATACATCAAACCTTTCAACATTATTGGCAATTTCAGGTGCTGAATTATTAAAGAGTATGAATATGCCTTCAGTTTTCACCGTTTTAGGGGTTATTATATTTACAAGCTTTTTAAATATATTTGTTACATCGGCAACTTCAAAATGGGCAATTTTGAGCGTAATTTTCGTTCCTATGCTAATGCTTTTAGGAATTAGTCCAGAGCTTACTCAAGCAGCATATAGAACAAGCGATAGTGCGGTAAACGTTATGACACCGATGTTTCCATTCTATCCATTAGTTATAAGCTATTGCCAAAAATACTACAAAAAAACCGGAGTTGGAACGCTAAGCTCATTAATGCTACCTTTTGGTATCGCGTTATGGATTGCACTTGTAGGAAGCTTATTTATTTTCTGGGCTTTAGGTATTCCATTAGGATTTGAATCTACATATACTTATGATTTTAAAGGCTAAGTTATGTTAGTTGAAGATTTTTTAAGATATGTAAAAATTTCGTCGCAAAGTGATGCTAGTAAGAGTAATACTCCTACTAGCCAAGGTCAATTAGAGCTTGCAAAGGTATTAAAAAGCGAATTAGAAAGCTTAGGACTTAGTGAGATAAAGCTTAATGATAATGGCATTTTAACAGCTCTTTTAGAAGGTGATAAAAGTAAAACTAGCTTAGGCTTTGTAGCTCACCTTGATACTATTGATGTAGGACTTAGCCCTGTTGTAAAGCCACAAATATTAAAATTTGAAGGCAAGGATTTAGACTTAGGAAATGCTATCTTAGAAGTTAGCAAACGCCCTGAGATTAAGCAATACTTAAACGAAGATATAATTTTTAGCGATGGCTCATCTGTTTTAGGTGCTGATAACAAGGCTGCAATTGCTGTTATAATGAACCTTGTAAAAACTCTTAAAACAAGCGAAATAAATCATCCTGATATTTTCTTAGCTTTTGTTCCTGATGAAGAAATAGGACTTTTAGGCTCAAAACAGCTTAATTTAGATGATTTTAGAACAACTCATCCTTATACGATTGATTGCTGCGAAATTGGAGAACTAATGTATGAGACATTTAATGCTGCTAGCGCAAAGCTTAATATCGTTGGGGTATCAGCTCATCCTATGAATGCCTATAAGGTTATGTTAAATCCAACCTTGTTAGCAAATGAGTTTATAAATCTTTTTGATAGATTACAAACTCCTGAAAATACAAAAGATAAAGAAGGCTATATTTGGATAAACGAAATGCATTCAAATCAAAATGAAGCTAATGTATATTTAAATATTCGTGATCATGATAGAGCGAAATTTGAAGAAAAAAAATCTTATATAAAAACTTGCGTTGAATTTATGCAAAATAAATACAAAAAAGCAAGCTTTACATTAGAAATGAGCGATACTTATTACAACCTAAAAGATGCTTTAAATGATAACAATAAAGATAGTTTAGATAAATTATACGAAGCTTTTAAAATGTCAAATGTAAAAGCAAAAACAATTGCAATGCGTGGTGGAACAGATGGAAGTGCTTTAAGTATTAAAGGGCTTTTTACTCCGAATTTTTTCACAGGAGCGCATAATTTTCATTCAAGATTTGAATTTTTACCTGTAAAATCACTTGAAAAATCTTACGAAGTAGCATTAAACCTAGTAAAGCTGTATTCAAAATAAGAATTTGAAATAGGAATTTAAACCCTATTTCAACTTCAATCACTCACATAAATTATAAATATTTATACATAAAGGAGTTTTAATGAGATATATAGTTTTTTTAATAATGGTATTAAATAGTTTATTTGCTACAAATTATAATGAATACTACACTATGCTAAAAAACGAAAACAGATTTAGCGATGAGATGATAAAAGGAGTTGTTAGCCATTATAAGGATTATGGCAAAGATTATAAAGATATAGTTGAGTATGCAAAAGCAGTTCAAGATGATGTAATGAAAATGCATAGATTATCAGAAAAAGATAGAAAGGATGAAAATTTTTATAAGCATTATAGAATTGATATAGATGTATATTCTAATTATGCAAAGGATTTAAAAGAGAAAGCTTATAAAAGAGAAAAATTAGAAGACTTTAACGATTTTGTTTATCATAGGGGTAGTAGGCTTTATGATGATTTAAAATCAGAATTACAAAGCTATTATGCAGTATTAAATGCTAGTAATATAAAAAACTCTTGGTTAGATAATTACAAAAAAGATTATAACAAGGCTTTAAAGATGAATTCAAGCTATGATGAAATAGTATTTAATATCTTTATAAAATCTCATTTTAACGAATATGAATTAAGTAAAAATGCAAAAAATGAAATAACAGCAACGGACAAAGCCTTAGGACTTAGTGCAAATGTAGGCGATATAGAAAGCTTTAATTACTACACCTTAAAGGCATTTGTTTTAAACTATCTAGCGAGTATTTTAGGGCTTATAATAGGCATAATTCTATGCGTAAAATATAAGAATAAGGCATTAGTATATATAAGCCCTTTAATGCTATTCGCTTTAGGCTTAGTGATTGATTATTTTGTAATCGGAATAAAATTACTTAAATATGTGTAAAAACCTAGCAAAACACGGCTAATTTGCTAGGGTTAGGTGAATTGCTTTAAGCTTATGCTAAGCCGTGCTTCACTATAATTTAATTAAGGTTTTTAAAAGTAGTGCTTTGCTAGAACTTTCTTAAGGTTCTAAGTAAAGCTATGATTAAAACGATTAGAACAATAGTTTCTCCCATATTACCACCTTTCCACCCTAACAGCCTAAGGCAAAAAGCAAATAACATTATAAATTAATTTTTATTAAAAAGATTTTAAATAAATATTTATTCTAATAAACAAAATAAAACTATAAAAATTCTAAAATATTTTTTTAATATAACAAACACTTCCTAATTCCTATTTCAAATTCTATTATTCCAAATCAGATAAAAATAACCTTTTAACTTACTTATAACGTAAGTTAATTAAAATGTTCCCTTATTATTTTACAAAGGAGAAATTATGGCAATTTCAAGAAGAACTTTTCTTAAAGGTTCAGCAGTTGCAGCAGGTGCAATCTCTAGCCATATGAGTGCTGCTACAAACTTTTATGATATTAAAAAAATCCCACACGCTACACATTTTGGTGCATTTACCGCAGATGTAAATAGCGAAGGACAAGTAATCAACCTTACTCCACACGAAAGCGACAAAAATCCAAGCGTAATTACAAAAGCTATTATTGATAGAACATATTCTGATACAAGAATTAAATATCCTTGCGTTAGAAAAAGCTTCTTAGAAGGTAAAAATCGCCCAGATTTAAGAGGTCGTGAGCCTTTCGTTCGTGTAACTTGGGAAAAAGCACTTGACTTGCTTTATAAAAAATTAAAAGAAACAAAACCTGAAAATATCTTCAACGCTAGTTATGGTGGTTGGGGTCATGTTGGCTTACTACACAACTGCAACGCAGTAGCAGGTAGATTTTTTAACACCGTTTTAGGCGGAGCAATAGGCACTGATGGCGAATATAGTAACGGAGCAGCTGGTAGAGTAAATACTGCTATCGCAGGTGATTTGGAAGTTTATAGCCTACAAACAAACTATGAGCAAATGATTAAAAATTGCGAAGTTTATGTAATGTGGGGTTGCGATATTTATAAAGACAATCAAATAGATTATAAAGTAGCAAATCGTGAAAACGATGAGTGGCTTAAAAAATACGCAGCATCAAATATTAAGTTCATAAACATTGACCCACAATACACAAAAGCTGCAGAAATCACAAAAGCAGAATGGATAAAAATCGTTCCAAATACTGACGTAGCAATGATTTTAGGAATGTGCCATTATCTATATAAGAGCGGAAAATATGATAAAGATTTCATAGCAAAATATACAGATGGATTTGATAAGTTTTTACCATATTTATTAGGAAAAACTGATGGTGTTGAAAAAACTCCTGAATGGGCTGCAAAAATTTGCGGTATTGATGCAGCAAAAATCAAAGAACTTTGTAATTTATTCGTTAGCAAAAGAACATTCCTAGCAGGTAACTGGGCAAATCAAAGAGCACATCATGGAGAACAAGCTGACTGGGCTATCATAACTCTTGCTTGCATGATAGGACAAGTTGGACTTGCTGGTGGTGGATTTGGATTTTCTATGCATTATTGCTCAGCTGGTGGAGCATTTAGTGGTGCATTACTTCCTGTTGGTCTTCCACAAGGAAAAAATAATATTAATATAAATATTCCTGCAAGCCGTGTAAGTGAAGCGATTTTAAATCCAAATAAAACTATTAATTTTAAAGGTAAAACTTTCACATATCCAGATATTAAAATGTTCTATGTTGCAGGTGCAAGCGTTTTAGGACATCACCCAAATACAAATGAATTAATTTATGCTTTAAGAAAGCTTGATACCGTAGTAGTTCATGAACCATGGTGGACTCCGATGGCAAAAATGGCTGATATAGTAATCCCTGCTACAACTACACTTGAGCGTGATGATATAAGCTTTGGTGGTTCATACTCACAAGATTGGGTTTATGCTATGAAAAAAGTAATCGAGCCTGTATATGAAAGCCGCAATGATTACGATGTATTCTACGAATTAGCAAAGAGATTTGGCGAAAGAGAATTAGCTAAGTTTAGCGGTGGTAAAAAAGATCATTTAGAATGGATTAGAAGCTTTTATGAAAAAAGCGATTGTATAAATGAAATGGAATTTGATGAGTTCTGGGAAAAAGGCTCACTTCACTTTAAAGCTCCAAAAGAAGCTTACGAATATGTTCGCCACGCTGATTTTAGAAAAGATCCAGTAAATAACAAACTAGCAACAGAAAGTGGAAAATTCCAAATCTATTCACAAAAATTTGCTGATTATAACCTACCTGATTTCAAAGGTCATGTAACTTGGTTTGAACCAGCTGAGTATTTAGGAAATAAAGATTTAAGCAAAAAATTCCCATTCCACTTACTAAGCCCACACCCAAGATATAGAATCCACTCTCAACTTGATAACACTTGGATAAGAGATTTATACAAAATCCAAGGTCGTGAGCCAGTAGTAATTAACACAGAAGATGCTAAAAAACTTGGTATTAAACACGGAGAAGTTGTAGAAGTTTATAACAATCGTGGAAGATTACTTGCAGGTGCTTATGTAAGCGATAATATTAGAAGTGGCGTTATAGCTATTCAAGAAGGTGCTTGGTATGATCCAGAAGATGACAAAGACAACGCAAGATGTAATCAAGGCCATGTGAATGTACTAACATCTTCAAGACCAACTTCGCAAATGGCACAAGCAACAAGCGTAAATACATGCTTAGTAGCTATTAAAAAACTTGATGCTAACGAAGTGGTAAAACCATATAAAAACATAACACCACCAACTATTATAGGAGCGTAAAAAATGAAAAAAATTATAGGACTTAGTTTAGCAGCTGCATCATTATTTGCTTACCAACCTGATTATAAGCAAATATTTTTACCAACTCCTGCAAAAATGGAAGCAGTAAAGCAAGTTTTTGCAAAAGATGTAAGATTTATCTTAGATGAAAAAGTAGCAATGCTAGATGATAATAAAAAAGAAATAGGAACAATTTTTGAAGGCACTCAAGTAAAATTACTAGAAACTAAAGGCGATTTAAGTAAGGTTAGCGTTGCGGGTGAAGTTGTAGGAGATAAATTAGCTTTTAGTAAAGATGGAGAATTTATTTACCTAGTTAGCAAAAGTGCTAAGCCTGAAATGAGCTTTTGGGTAAAATCTAGCTCTTTAACAAGCGATAAAGATGCAGCATTTGAAGGCGTTGAAGTATTTTATTATGATTCATGCACGAGTTGTCACGCAGCTCATGCTCCTAGCGAACACGCACTTGATGAGTGGGACGCATATTTAGGTGCAATGCAAATGAACGCAAAAATCACTGACGAGCAAAAAGATAGAATATTACGCTACATGCAAGCACATTCAAGTAACGGTGCATTTAAATAAAACTTATAGGAATTTCTTTTGAAATTCCTATTTCAAATTCTTGTGAATTTTAAAAGAATTTGAAATAGGAATTAAGATTTTTGTAATATGTCCGATTTAAAGCAATAAGCATTAAGGAAATTTTATGAAAATAGACATCTCGCAAGTAAAAAACACTCCAATAGCTAACAAAAGCGATATAAAAAGCAAAGAATTAAGCACTGATGAAACAAATAAATTAAATGCAAGTATTACTTCAAATTCTTTTAGCTTTAAGACAAATAAAGAACAAGATTACAATGTATTTTTTAGACTTGATAAAGATAATATCGGAGTAAAACTTAGCGAAAGCAATATAAATAGATTAAAAGACTTTTTTAGTGAAGATAATTTTATTAATACTAATAAAGGCATTATTTTAGATAAAGATGCAGCAAGTTTTGTAGCTGGTTGGTTTGCTGATGTAGCGTATAAAAGAAACTACCTTGCAGCTGATAAAGATAACGATGGAGAAATTACGGCTTATGAAGCTTGGGATTTATTTGATTTAGTCAATGTAAATTATGAAGTAGCACAAGATAAAAATAAAGAATATTTTTTAAAGGCAACAAATATAGATGAAACTTATGTTTCAAATAGAACAGCAAATAGTATTGAAGGCAAATCTGATTTAAGTAAAGCATTAGATATTGTGATAAATTGGGACAAAGACTTAGATGGTAAGGTAACAGCAAGTGAGTATTGGAACACTGATAAGGATTATTTAGATGAGTTTGGGATTGCATACTATGAAGATAATCAGCCTTTTATGAGTATTCCTAGAGTTAATATCTTAGCAAGTATAGAAAAATTAAAAGAAAAAGAATTAAAAGAAATAAAAAAAATAACAACCTTAGAGAAATTAAACACTCAAGGTCAAGATGCGCTTAATGATGATGAAAAGAAACTCTTAAAAGATTTTTCTATAAATCTTAATATAAGCGAAGATAAATTAAAGGATTTAATTAGTAGCGATAAATTAAAAGATTTTATATCTTATACAAAAGACTTTATAAATGAACTTAGCGAAATAAAATTGCTTGATATAAAAGTCTAATTCCGATTTTAAGAATTTGAAATAGGAATTAGCTTAATCTAAAATAATAACTTCACATTCAAGCAATATATTAAAATGCTTATATACCTCATCTTTTGCTAAATTTATAAGATAATTTGCATCGTTAAAACTTGCTTTATTAAAATTGATTAAAAAGTTTGCATGTATTTCGCTAATTTTTGCTCCGCCTTTAATCTTGCCTTTAAGTCCAGCCTTATCAATCAACGCACCAGCACTAAAACCACTTGGATTTTTAAAAATACTGCCAAAACTAAAGCCCTTTGGCTGATTTGCTCTCATTTTGCTAAATTGCTCTACTAATTCTTGCTTAAAACCTTTTTCAAGCTTTAGCCTGATTGCATAAATTGTGCCTTTAATATCACTGCTTCTATATGAAAAATTCGGCATTATCCATTCATTATCAACATTTACTTCTAAAATGTAGTTTTTAATCTCAGTTTCTTTCATACCAGCATTCATTTTTGTAATACCACCCATTTGACCTGGTAAATGCGATAAAAACTCCAAACCTGTGAAATCATTTTTCTTACAATAATTAAAAATCTTATATGAGTTTGTCTTAGCTCCGATTTCTAAATAATCCTTGCAATCTTTTATATAATCAAAACAATCATCTAAAATCGCTAAGTTTTTTGGCTTATTTATTAGCAAATTACTTGCATTGCCTATCACAAAACAATCGGTTTTTACTCTTTCATTTAGCACTTTTACTTCACAAGCGTCGCCTATTCTTACGCTTGAATATTTTGAAAAATCAATTATCATAATCGCCTTGAATGCTTAGTAATTCAAAATAATCTTTTTGTAATTGTGCGTTAGTTTTGTTTAATTCGTGTATTTGATATTTTAATTTTTCTATTCTAGTATCAAGCACCATTATTGTCTCTATTGATGATTTAGAAAACAAAATCGTAAAAAGTCCAAAAAATACAATAATTACATAAAGGGCAATTTCTAAAATGCCCTTTGTAAAAATCCTAAATTTAGACTTTTTATAATTATTATTTTCTAATAATTCTTGCATTAAAACCCTGCTTCAATTTCTAATAATCTATTATATTTTGCAGTTCTTTCGCCTCTTGCAGGTGCTCCTGTTTTAATATACTTACAACACATTGCAAAATCTGCTATGAAATTATCTTCGCTCTCGCCACTTCTATGACTCATTATAGCGTTATAATTATTTGCACGAGCTAGTTTTATCGCATCAATTGTTTGAGAGATTGTGCCTATTTGATTTGGCTTAATTAATATTGCATTTGCCATACCTTCATCAATGCCTTTTTGAAGTAATTTCACATTAGTAACAAATAAATCATCTCCTACTAATTGAGTTCTTGAACCTATTTTCTTAGTTAGATTAATCCAGCCATCATAATCTTGCTCAGCAAGTGCATCTTCAATACTTAAAATAGGATATTTTAAGAGTTTTTCATACTCGTTTATCATCTCATCACTGCTTAGTTTTTTGCCTTCATAAGAATAAAAACCATCGCTATAAAGCTCACTTGCAGCCACATCTAAAGCTAGATTTATCTTACCACTAAATCCTGCTTTATTAATAGCTTCAAGTAATAATTCAATAGCTTCTTCATTGCTATTTAGATTTGGAGCAAAGCCACCTTCATCTCCTAGTGCTGTGCTTAAGCCTTTTTTCTTTAAAATATCTTTTAAAGTATGATATGTAATTGCACTTGCGAATAATTTTTCTTTAAATGTATCAAAGCCTGTTGGAAGTAGCATAAACTCTTGAATGTCTATATTATTATCTGCATGAGCTCCGCCGTTTAATACATTTAGCATAGGGGTTGGAAGATTTGTAAATTCTCCACATAAATATCTATAAAGTGGCAAATTGCAAGCATTAGCAGCTGCTTTTGCAACTGCCATTGATACTCCTAATACCGCATTTGCACCTAAGCTTGAATAATTATTAGTCCCATCAACAGCTAATAAATGCTCATCTATTTCTCTTTGATTTAACACATTTTTACCGATAATTCCAGCACCAACATGTTTTGCATTATTTACTGCTTTACTTACGCTTTTACCGAAAAAATAACTACCGCCATCTCTTAATTCTAAAGCTTCATTAATCCCAGTACTAGCCCCACTTGGAACTATTGCTTCACCACATATTCCGTTTTCTAAAACAACTTTTACTTTAACGCTAGGATTACCCCTACTATCTAGCACCTCAAGCGCATCAATCTTCGCTACTTTCACCAAAATCTCCTTCTAATGTAATATCATCACCTATGCTTGCTTTAATTTTTTCTGCAATTTCATTTGCTATTTCTTTGTTTTCTTTTAAGAATATCTTAGCGTTTTCTCTACCTTGACCTAACTTGCTTCCACCATAGCTAAGCCAAGCACCGCTTTTATCAATAATATCAAGCTTAATTCCATAATCAATTAGCTCACCCTCATAGCTAATTCCTTCGCCAAACATGATATCAAATTCCGCTGTTTTAAATGGAGGCGCAACCTTGTTTTTAACAATCTTAGCTTTAGTTCTATTTCCGATAGGCTCTTCACCTTGTTTTAATGTAGCTACTTTTCTAATATCAATTCTAACACTAGCATAAAACTTAAGTGCATTTCCACCTGTTGTAGTTTCTGGACTTCCGTAACCCATTTGACCGATTTTCATACGAATTTGGTTTATGAAAATTACCATTGAATTCATCTTGCTAACAACTGAAGTAAGCTTTCTTAAAGCTTGGCTCATTAATCTTGCTTGAAGACCTACATGAGTATCGCCCATCTCTCCATCAATTTCAGCCTTAGGAGTAAGTGCTGCAACGCTATCGACTATTATTAATTCAACTGCACCACTACTTGCTAAACGCTCTACAATCTCAAGCGCTTCTTCACCGCAACTTGGTTGGCTTACTAATAAATCATCAATATTTACACCTAGATTTTTTGCATAAACAGGATCAAGTGCGTGTTCAGCATCAATAAAAGCACACGTGCAACCCATTTTCTGAGCTGATGCAACTAT
Protein-coding regions in this window:
- a CDS encoding AbgT family transporter — translated: MVENQQIKRNGFEKILHKIEVLGNKLPDITILFLIAFFIVMLLSFALSFIDFSYVHPVSHEKIVVKNMFEMHNLTELIVRLGVNFITFPALQLVLVATLGVSIAEGSGYIRALLIKMIGIVPKNIVVPVVIIISIICHIVSDSAYVFLMPIAAAMYYSAGRHPIAGITTSFAALAGGFSACYIPSVVDPLMQEFTQKAARTIDPSIDINVLCNYFLSIFSTFSVIAACWFVSSKIIEPMLNKTMPIDSDCKIAHLENEKLTSIENKAYWGATLTFIFMAVVLFAVSIPENSVMRGSNGSLTSADAALMKAIVPLVFLFLAIPGYVYGKISGSIKTSSDLSKMAASSLNTLTTFIVFCFVCGQFLYVFNTSNLSTLLAISGAELLKSMNMPSVFTVLGVIIFTSFLNIFVTSATSKWAILSVIFVPMLMLLGISPELTQAAYRTSDSAVNVMTPMFPFYPLVISYCQKYYKKTGVGTLSSLMLPFGIALWIALVGSLFIFWALGIPLGFESTYTYDFKG
- the recA gene encoding recombinase RecA, with the translated sequence MIDDKAKALEAALKGINKACGEGAIVRFGDKPIVKAEPISTGSLGLDMALGIGGVPKGRIIEIYGPESSGKTTLTLQIVASAQKMGCTCAFIDAEHALDPVYAKNLGVNIDDLLVSQPSCGEEALEIVERLASSGAVELIIVDSVAALTPKAEIDGEMGDTHVGLQARLMSQALRKLTSVVSKMNSMVIFINQIRMKIGQMGYGSPETTTGGNALKFYASVRIDIRKVATLKQGEEPIGNRTKAKIVKNKVAPPFKTAEFDIMFGEGISYEGELIDYGIKLDIIDKSGAWLSYGGSKLGQGRENAKIFLKENKEIANEIAEKIKASIGDDITLEGDFGESSED
- the eno gene encoding phosphopyruvate hydratase; the protein is MVKVAKIDALEVLDSRGNPSVKVKVVLENGICGEAIVPSGASTGINEALELRDGGSYFFGKSVSKAVNNAKHVGAGIIGKNVLNQREIDEHLLAVDGTNNYSSLGANAVLGVSMAVAKAAANACNLPLYRYLCGEFTNLPTPMLNVLNGGAHADNNIDIQEFMLLPTGFDTFKEKLFASAITYHTLKDILKKKGLSTALGDEGGFAPNLNSNEEAIELLLEAINKAGFSGKINLALDVAASELYSDGFYSYEGKKLSSDEMINEYEKLLKYPILSIEDALAEQDYDGWINLTKKIGSRTQLVGDDLFVTNVKLLQKGIDEGMANAILIKPNQIGTISQTIDAIKLARANNYNAIMSHRSGESEDNFIADFAMCCKYIKTGAPARGERTAKYNRLLEIEAGF
- a CDS encoding molybdopterin-dependent oxidoreductase, yielding MAISRRTFLKGSAVAAGAISSHMSAATNFYDIKKIPHATHFGAFTADVNSEGQVINLTPHESDKNPSVITKAIIDRTYSDTRIKYPCVRKSFLEGKNRPDLRGREPFVRVTWEKALDLLYKKLKETKPENIFNASYGGWGHVGLLHNCNAVAGRFFNTVLGGAIGTDGEYSNGAAGRVNTAIAGDLEVYSLQTNYEQMIKNCEVYVMWGCDIYKDNQIDYKVANRENDEWLKKYAASNIKFINIDPQYTKAAEITKAEWIKIVPNTDVAMILGMCHYLYKSGKYDKDFIAKYTDGFDKFLPYLLGKTDGVEKTPEWAAKICGIDAAKIKELCNLFVSKRTFLAGNWANQRAHHGEQADWAIITLACMIGQVGLAGGGFGFSMHYCSAGGAFSGALLPVGLPQGKNNININIPASRVSEAILNPNKTINFKGKTFTYPDIKMFYVAGASVLGHHPNTNELIYALRKLDTVVVHEPWWTPMAKMADIVIPATTTLERDDISFGGSYSQDWVYAMKKVIEPVYESRNDYDVFYELAKRFGERELAKFSGGKKDHLEWIRSFYEKSDCINEMEFDEFWEKGSLHFKAPKEAYEYVRHADFRKDPVNNKLATESGKFQIYSQKFADYNLPDFKGHVTWFEPAEYLGNKDLSKKFPFHLLSPHPRYRIHSQLDNTWIRDLYKIQGREPVVINTEDAKKLGIKHGEVVEVYNNRGRLLAGAYVSDNIRSGVIAIQEGAWYDPEDDKDNARCNQGHVNVLTSSRPTSQMAQATSVNTCLVAIKKLDANEVVKPYKNITPPTIIGA
- a CDS encoding UDP-N-acetylmuramate dehydrogenase encodes the protein MIIDFSKYSSVRIGDACEVKVLNERVKTDCFVIGNASNLLINKPKNLAILDDCFDYIKDCKDYLEIGAKTNSYKIFNYCKKNDFTGLEFLSHLPGQMGGITKMNAGMKETEIKNYILEVNVDNEWIMPNFSYRSSDIKGTIYAIRLKLEKGFKQELVEQFSKMRANQPKGFSFGSIFKNPSGFSAGALIDKAGLKGKIKGGAKISEIHANFLINFNKASFNDANYLINLAKDEVYKHFNILLECEVIILD
- the pepT gene encoding peptidase T, with translation MLVEDFLRYVKISSQSDASKSNTPTSQGQLELAKVLKSELESLGLSEIKLNDNGILTALLEGDKSKTSLGFVAHLDTIDVGLSPVVKPQILKFEGKDLDLGNAILEVSKRPEIKQYLNEDIIFSDGSSVLGADNKAAIAVIMNLVKTLKTSEINHPDIFLAFVPDEEIGLLGSKQLNLDDFRTTHPYTIDCCEIGELMYETFNAASAKLNIVGVSAHPMNAYKVMLNPTLLANEFINLFDRLQTPENTKDKEGYIWINEMHSNQNEANVYLNIRDHDRAKFEEKKSYIKTCVEFMQNKYKKASFTLEMSDTYYNLKDALNDNNKDSLDKLYEAFKMSNVKAKTIAMRGGTDGSALSIKGLFTPNFFTGAHNFHSRFEFLPVKSLEKSYEVALNLVKLYSK